The sequence AACACCGTGCGCCTCGCCGAGTTCTCTTGGAGCAAGATTGAGCCTAGAGAAGGCGAGTACCATTTCGAGTGGCTTGACGAGGCAATAGAGATCCTCTCTAAGAGGGGGATAAAGGCGATAATTGGAACCCCAACGGCGGCTCCGCCCCCATGGATCATTAGGAAGCATCCAGATATTCTCCGCGTTGATCATAACGGCGTTAGAAGCCCAGCTGGAACTAGGCGCAACTACTGTCCAAATAACCAAAACTATATCCTGCATACGAGGAGAATCGTTGAGAAGATGGCGCTACACTTTAAAGATGATCCGAATGTTATTGGATGGCAGATTGATAACGAGTTTGGAATAGACTTGTGCTATTGCGACAGCTGCGTTGAGGAGTTTAGGGGCTGGCTTAGGGCGAAATATGGAACATTAGACAACCTCAATAAGTCGTGCGGCTTCATATTCTGGAGCCAGGAGTATGGGGATTGGAGCGAGATATATCCGCCTAAACCGCCTATAGATATGCAGAACCCGAGCCTCTGCCTAGATTGGCATAGATTCATGAGCGATTCATGGATAAAATATCAGCAGATTCAAGTCGACATAATTCGTAGGATCGCGCCGCATCACATAGTAACGCATAACTTCATGGGCTTATACAAGGAGCTAGATTACTTCCGCTTAGCTGAATCATTAGACATAGTCTCCTTCGACTACTATCCAAAATGGGGTTCAAGCATAGACTACGCGGCGTCGGCTATGGCGCATGACGTCATGCGCAGTCTCAAGAAGAAGCCCTACTGGATTATGGAGCTCCAGAGCGGCGCTGTTAAAACCCGCCTAGCGCCAATTCCTAAGCCCGGAGAAATAAGGCTTTGGACCCTTCAATCAATCGCTAGGGGGGCTAATGGGGTACTGTACTTTAGGTGGAGGTCTTGCAGGTTCGGCGCTGAAGAATACTGGCATGGCATACTAGACCACGATGGTGTTCCCAGAAGGAGGTTT is a genomic window of Candidatus Bathyarchaeia archaeon containing:
- a CDS encoding beta-galactosidase yields the protein MLREGFLKVRFGVDYYPEHWPRERWTKDADLMAEIGFNTVRLAEFSWSKIEPREGEYHFEWLDEAIEILSKRGIKAIIGTPTAAPPPWIIRKHPDILRVDHNGVRSPAGTRRNYCPNNQNYILHTRRIVEKMALHFKDDPNVIGWQIDNEFGIDLCYCDSCVEEFRGWLRAKYGTLDNLNKSCGFIFWSQEYGDWSEIYPPKPPIDMQNPSLCLDWHRFMSDSWIKYQQIQVDIIRRIAPHHIVTHNFMGLYKELDYFRLAESLDIVSFDYYPKWGSSIDYAASAMAHDVMRSLKKKPYWIMELQSGAVKTRLAPIPKPGEIRLWTLQSIARGANGVLYFRWRSCRFGAEEYWHGILDHDGVPRRRFLEVKRVSKDIEKITPYIEETNVKPEVAFILVYDNIWAWDLEVGYGGKNYYGLSSWDPALDFYRALYSRNLPVDFVD